A window of Polycladomyces subterraneus genomic DNA:
TTGACGATCCGATCGGAGCATTTTCCGTGCACGGTTTGGCTGGAATCTGGGGTACGCTCTCCACCGGCTTCTTCGCATCACCGCATCTGGTGGAGTACATCGGTATTGGTCGACCGGGACTGTTTTACGGCGGTGGATGGACACAATTGGGTGTTCAAGCACTCAGTGTATTAGTGGCGGCGGCGTACGTGGCTGTGGTTTCCTGGGCGATTCTGTGGGTCGTGGATAAACTGTTCGGTCTGCGCATCAGCCAGGAGGAGGAAATCAAAGGTTTGGACTGGAGCGAGCACGGCATTGAGCCTGAAGCCGTTACGAAAGATGCACCTGCTGCAACCAAACCTGCGGCAGCGCTCCGGGCTTCTGCAACCGGGGAGGCGATTTGATCACTAGAGAGTGTCTGGTAAATCCGTGAGGGAGAAAATGCTTTCCCGGCCGAGCGAATACCCGGAAAGCGCAGGAATGAAATCTCGGGCAACTTCCTCTAAGCAAAGCGTATTTTACCCGCGTCCTGTGCTCTGTGTCGGAGCGGCCATGACCTGTATCCTTGCAGTGCGCAGGTGGAGCGCACCCGCTAAGCAACTAGACAGTATTCACCAGACACGCTCTCATAAAGAAAATTCAGAGGTCACCACATCGCAGACACAAATAACCGGCACCCTGTACGCTCACAGGTGCCGGTTTTCCTTCACTTATATTTTCGTTAGTGATTTCGCCTCTTTTGTTACGTTAATCACTTTTTCCAAGGTACTACCACATCCAGATTCCACGACAGCCGTATATGCCCCTTCCACCAATGGAGCGTCTGCAATATGAACCTTCGTGATGTTATCTTCCGCTAACCGCTCTATCGCTAATTCGGTATTGATTAAAGCGCTGCCAAGGTCAAAAAAGACAACAACACCTTTATCTGAATAAACTGATTTTATAGCGTCTTGGATCTTATCTGCGCTTGTACCGATTTCCTCCTCATCCGTTCCCCCTGCCAAGGCAATCGGAACATGAGGATTCAGTTGGGAAAGCAGTTGTTTTAATCCCTTGACTAATTCATGGCTGTGTGAAACAAGGACAATCCCCACATATCCCATATTGAAATCTCCCTTTTTATTTCTTGATAAGGTTTTCTTCAAGCAGGATTGAGCATAGGGTTTCGAACAATATGAAAGATGAAACGGCACCAGGATCTAAATGTCCGATTGATCTTTTCCCTAAAAAGGAAGCACGCCCCTTCTTGGCTTCCAATTCTTTTGTATTTTCCATTTGTTCTCTCGCGTAGGAAACCAGCTCCCGAATATTTAGCGTGTTTTCGTTTTGTTGAATATACATTGTGACTGGCTCCCAAACATCCAGCATCGTTTTGTCACCAATCTGCGATTTCCCCCTGAGTTTGATACCGTTGACGGATTCTTGGAAGGCTTGACCCAATTCATTGATGGTGATTTCCTGTTTTCCTTTCAAAACCTGTCCCGCTTTGATGAAAGCAGTCCCGTATAACGGACCGGAAGCGCCCCCCACCTTTGAAAGAAGCACCATTCCGATATCTTGAAGCAATTTCCCGATATCGTCATAGGTGGTCTGATGTATTTTATGGATAACTTCTTTAAAACCCCTGTTCATGTTGATTCCGTGATCCCCATCGCCGATCGCTTGATCAAGCTGTGTAAGATAATCTTTCTGCCTATCTATTTGGTCATTCACTAATTCCATCCATTTGATGATATGGTCAGATTGAATCAACATGTGAAACCTCCTCGTTATTTCTTCCAAGCAATCGTATCAGCAGGTGCTTCAAGCAGCTCGATCAGCTGATCATCCAGTTTTAAGAGTGTGATAGAGCATCCAGCCATTTCAATTGCTGTCATATATTCACCTACATAAGTATCATAAACGGAAATATCCCTGTTTTTTAAGATTTGAGAAACTTTTTTATTCAAAATGTATAGTTCCATCAACGGGGTTCCTCCAAGACCGTTGATCATGACCGCTACTTGATCCCCGGGGATTAATTTCATATCGTCCATTATTCGGGATAAGAGGATATCTGCGATCTCGTCGGCTGAAGCCATGGCGGTTCGGTGTGTACCAGGCTCCCCATGGATTCCGATTCCAATTTCCATTTCCGTTTCTCCAATTTCAAAACTAGGTTTTCCAGCGGCGGGAACGGTACAAGGAGTGAATGCGACTCCCATGCTTCGAACATGTTGAATCACCTTATTCGCCACCTGTTCCACTTCTTCTAAAGAAGCACCTTTTTCGGCAAGGGCTGCGGCTATCTTGTGAACAAAAACCGTTCCTGCTATTCCCCTCCGTCCAGTTGTATATGTACTGTTCTCAACAGCAACATCATCATTGACAACGACTTTAGCAACTTGAATTCCTTCGGCTTCTGCCAACTCAGCAGCCATCTCAAAATTCATCAAATCCCCTGAGTAGTTTTTAATGATTAATAGCACACCTTTTCCAGTATCAACGGCTTTGATCGCTTCAAGAATCTGATCTGGTGTTGGGGAAGTAAAGACTTCTCCAGCTACGGCTGCATCGAGCATTCCTACTCCAACATATCCAGCATGAGAAG
This region includes:
- the dhaM gene encoding dihydroxyacetone kinase phosphoryl donor subunit DhaM; the encoded protein is MGYVGIVLVSHSHELVKGLKQLLSQLNPHVPIALAGGTDEEEIGTSADKIQDAIKSVYSDKGVVVFFDLGSALINTELAIERLAEDNITKVHIADAPLVEGAYTAVVESGCGSTLEKVINVTKEAKSLTKI
- the dhaL gene encoding dihydroxyacetone kinase subunit DhaL, whose protein sequence is MLIQSDHIIKWMELVNDQIDRQKDYLTQLDQAIGDGDHGINMNRGFKEVIHKIHQTTYDDIGKLLQDIGMVLLSKVGGASGPLYGTAFIKAGQVLKGKQEITINELGQAFQESVNGIKLRGKSQIGDKTMLDVWEPVTMYIQQNENTLNIRELVSYAREQMENTKELEAKKGRASFLGKRSIGHLDPGAVSSFILFETLCSILLEENLIKK
- the dhaK gene encoding dihydroxyacetone kinase subunit DhaK, with amino-acid sequence MKKLINNPEQVVRDMIDGMVLAHPDKLKNLPGTNVLIRAHAPAQGKVALVSGGGSGHEPSHAGYVGVGMLDAAVAGEVFTSPTPDQILEAIKAVDTGKGVLLIIKNYSGDLMNFEMAAELAEAEGIQVAKVVVNDDVAVENSTYTTGRRGIAGTVFVHKIAAALAEKGASLEEVEQVANKVIQHVRSMGVAFTPCTVPAAGKPSFEIGETEMEIGIGIHGEPGTHRTAMASADEIADILLSRIMDDMKLIPGDQVAVMINGLGGTPLMELYILNKKVSQILKNRDISVYDTYVGEYMTAIEMAGCSITLLKLDDQLIELLEAPADTIAWKK